The following DNA comes from Oscillospiraceae bacterium.
TTGGCAATCAGCGTGGTTACGAGCTTCAAAATGTCCTTTTCACTGTGAATGTAAGCAAAAGGGTTATAGTGCATGGATTTTTTGAAGTTGATGGTGTTCAGAATTTTGATCTGATACCCCTCGCGGAGCAGCAGCGTTCCACACTCCACAACCACGCTGCCCTTCGGGTCAGTGACAACATAGGAACAATAACACTGAATCAAATTTGGCTTGAGCCAAAACCTTGTCTTTCCGGAACCGGAACCGCCCACGACCAGGACATTTTTATTCCGGGCCGTTTTGGGGTCCTTCGGACGGTTGTTCATGGTAAGACGCTCCGTGGCTGTCAGAATCACATTGTTTTTGAATACCGGGTCTTCATAGGGCTTGATGTCCTCCTGCGTGCCCCAGCGCGCCGTGCCGTACTCCATATTCTTCCGGAATTTTTTGGCGTTTTTGCTCTTTACATAGACGGCAAGGCGCATAGCTGCGGCAATACAAATGCCAACCAGCAGGTCAACCGGGTGGAAACTCGGAAGTGTAGACTGAAAAGCCGCCGAAAAGCCCTCCATGATGTTCAAAGCTTTGGCAGAAAAGTCATTGCCCGGAGCGAGACGAACCGCCTGCCCGATTTTGGTGCCGTACAATGCAATGAAGGCATAGGGCAGGTTTGGAAGAATGATCTTCTTCGCGTTCACAGTTCCCGCCCCATTTCCTTGTTCTTGACCTTGTCCTGCGATTTCGCGCGGACAATATCAGCCAGCTTGCGAATTTGTGCGACGATGGATGGCTTGCTTTTCTGCTGTACCTGCTTCGCGGTAAACTCGGTAAAGGCCGATGTCAGGGCATCTGTGTCGCGGGCCTTGAAAAAAACAAGGTATTTCGGCGGTGAAACGCTGTGATCTTTCTTCACGGCATAATCGACGCCATATTTTCTGGCCACGCGCTCAAATGCTTTGATGTTACTGTCGGTGATCTCAATATTGCTTACGCCCTGGTTCTGCCCGACAAGCTGTTTGACCGTTTGCTTGCCCATTGGCTTCACAGGGCCTGATACGCGCTTCTCCCGCTTTTTTTCTTTGCGGTAGGCGAGGTATTTTGACATGGCTTCTTTCAATACGCGAGCCGTCAGCTTTGTGGTGCTGATTGCCAGCGTAATAGATTTTGATTCAACTTCTTCCTGCATTGAGCCTCCTCCTTTCCAGAAAATTTGATGGATTCAGATTGATAACTAAGGTGGAACGCCAAGCCTGTAAAGCAAATGTCTGTTATTCAAATCACCGTTCCTCCTTGGCCGCCGCTTTGGGATGATCGGGCTTTATGGTTTCTGTGGGAACCGCGAACACCCGATGACCTATTTTTAAAAACGCCTCCGGCTTACGGAATTTCTCAAGATATTTGTCTTGAAGCTCCTTTGGGATAGAGGCAAAATCATCCTCGCCCAAGCCGCAAATGAAGAACTTTCCGACGATGATGTCCATAATTTCGCTGTTTTCGTCCTTAACTGCCCGGTTCATGGGAAGGCCGATATTTTTGCCGTCCTCATTGCAGACAATGGCAATCGGATCGTCATAGAAATAGGCGGCCTCAATGCTGCCGCCGACAGCCCGTTGGAGCGAATCCAGGTCACTGCCGATCTCTGCCATGACAGCCGGTTTTCCGGGCTCCACAAGCACCACATCAATTTTTCCATTCATGCTGATTTCTCCTCTCTCTGGAAATGCAAAAAGCCGGTGCGGTTCATTTCCCACACCGGCCTTCGCCGTACATATCGTGATTTACGAGGGATGCATAGTAATTGTCGATAGTGATCGGC
Coding sequences within:
- a CDS encoding PcfB family protein, whose product is MQEEVESKSITLAISTTKLTARVLKEAMSKYLAYRKEKKREKRVSGPVKPMGKQTVKQLVGQNQGVSNIEITDSNIKAFERVARKYGVDYAVKKDHSVSPPKYLVFFKARDTDALTSAFTEFTAKQVQQKSKPSIVAQIRKLADIVRAKSQDKVKNKEMGREL
- a CDS encoding DUF3846 domain-containing protein, translated to MNGKIDVVLVEPGKPAVMAEIGSDLDSLQRAVGGSIEAAYFYDDPIAIVCNEDGKNIGLPMNRAVKDENSEIMDIIVGKFFICGLGEDDFASIPKELQDKYLEKFRKPEAFLKIGHRVFAVPTETIKPDHPKAAAKEER